From Apis mellifera strain DH4 linkage group LG5, Amel_HAv3.1, whole genome shotgun sequence, the proteins below share one genomic window:
- the LOC551854 gene encoding serine/threonine-protein phosphatase 5: MSENAEITGVISPEDAARAEKFKEEANEYFKNQDYTKAIELYTKAIELNPTVAVYYGNRSFAYLKTEFFGYALTDASKAIELDKNYVKGYYRRAAAHMSLGKFKLALKDYKTVTKARPNDKDAMIKYTECCKTLKMLAFEKAISVEENKKNIADMINLEAMAIEDEYTGPKLEDEKVTLQFMQDLLEWYKKQNKLHRKYAYKILLDVKAWFMAQPSLVDITIPEDSKFTICGDIHGQYYDLLNIFELNGLPSETNPYLFNGDFVDRGSFSVECIFTLFGFKLLYPNHFFMSRGNHESATMNQMYGFDGEVKAKYSAQMAELFTEVYNWLPLAHCLNNRILVMHGGLFSRDDVTLKEIREIDRNRQPPEEGLMCELLWSDPQPQPGRAPSKRGVGVQFGPDVTQNFLAMNNLDYIVRSHEVKNDGYEVGHDGKCITVFSAPNYCDTMGNRGAFITLNGKDMEPHFTSYEGVPHPNVRPMAYANSLLKFMC; encoded by the exons atgaGTGAAAACGCAGAAATTACAGGAGTAATATCGCCAGAAGATGCAGCCAGAgcggaaaaatttaaagaagaagcAAATGAGTATTTTAAAA atcaaGACTACACCAAAgctatagaattatatactaAAGCCATAGAATTAAATCCTACAGTGGCAGTTTATTATGGAAATAGAAGTTTTGCTTATttaaaaacagaattttttGGATATGCACTTACAGATGCATCAAAAGCTAttgaattagataaaaattatgtgaaaGGATATTATCGTAGAGCCGCAGCTCATATGTCACTTGGGAAGTTCAAATTAGCTCTTAAGGATTATAAAACTGTTACTAAAGCAAGACCAAATGATAAAGAtgcaatgattaaatatacagaatgttgtaaaacattaaaaatgttaGCCTTTGAAAAAGCAATTTCTgtagaagaaaataagaaaaatatagctgatatgattaatttagaaGCCATgg ctATTGAAGATGAATATACTGGGCCTAAACTTGAAGATGAAAAAGTTACATTACAATTTATGCAAGATCTATTAGAATGgtataagaaacaaaataaattacatcgtAAATAtgcttataaaattcttttagatGTAAAAGCATGGTTTATGGCACAACCAAGCTTAGTTGATATTACAATTCCTGAAGATAGTAAATTTACTATCTGTGGAGATATACATGGACAGTACTATGatttacttaatatatttgaattaaatggaTTACCATCGGAAACTAATCCATAT TTATTCAATGGAGATTTTGTAGATAGAGGCTCCTTTTCTGTAGAATGTATATTCACCTTAtttggatttaaattattatatccaaATCACTTTTTTATGTCTAGAG gtAATCATGAATCTGCGACAATGAATCAAATGTATGGATTTGATGGTGAAGTCAAAGCAAAATATTCTGCTCAAATGGCCGAATTATTTACAGAGGTTTATAATTGGCTTCCTCTTGCCCATTGtcttaataatagaatactt GTAATGCATGGTGGATTATTTTCAAGAGATGATGttacattaaaagaaattcgagaaattgatagaaatagACAACCACCAGAAGAAGGATTAATGTGTGAATTATTATGGTCAGATCCACAACCACAACCTGGAAGAGCACCTAGTAAAAGAGGAGTTGGTGTTCAATTTGGTCCTGATGTTACACAAAATTTCCTTGCTATGAACAATCTTGATTACATTGTAAGAAGTCATGAAGTAAAAAACGATGGATATGAAGTTGGCCATGATGGAAAATGTATTACTGTGTTCTCTGCTCCAAATTATtg tgATACTATGGGTAATCGGGGTGCCTTTATCACACTTAATGGTAAAGATATGGAACCTCATTTCACATCATATGAAGGAGTG ccTCATCCAAATGTAAGGCCAATGGCATATGCTAATTCTCTACTAAAATTCATGTGCTAG